From the Saccharomycodes ludwigii strain NBRC 1722 chromosome I, whole genome shotgun sequence genome, one window contains:
- the COA2 gene encoding Coa2p (similar to Saccharomyces cerevisiae YPL189C-A | COA2 | Cytochrome Oxidase Assembly) codes for MKAATRNNITNKVFMTTFLVAFSSVALTSAFPCPAHTLNSDTPIIEKKDNDDDQLQRKKN; via the coding sequence ATGAAAGCAGCCACAAGAAACAATATCACTAATAAAGTGTTCATGACCACATTTCTAGTAGCATTCTCATCAGTGGCTTTAACTTCTGCTTTTCCATGTCCAGCACATACTTTAAATTCAGATACACcaataatagaaaaaaaagataatgaCGACGATCAATTgcaaaggaaaaaaaactga